The proteins below come from a single Aegilops tauschii subsp. strangulata cultivar AL8/78 chromosome 6, Aet v6.0, whole genome shotgun sequence genomic window:
- the LOC109770331 gene encoding ethylene-responsive transcription factor 3-like, whose product MSMRRLGASDFCGVCERRSGAFSSEIWFGEKRLILGIFDTAEEAARAYDAAWRLWRPRREMNFPTCRGASRRRISRLSRGFSPTRIVVTNGGGSVASPSPRWT is encoded by the coding sequence ATGTCGATGCGCCGCCTGGGCGCTTCGGATTTTTGTGGAGTCTGCGAGCGccgctccggcgccttctcctcTGAGATCTGGTTTGGCGAGAAACGCCTCATTCTCGGCATCTTCGACACCGCAGAGGAGGcggcccgcgcgtacgacgcggcgtgGCGCCTCTGGCGGCCTCGTCGGGAGATGAATTTTCCCACGTGTCGAGGAGCCAGCAGGCGCAGGATCTCACGCCTCTCCCGCGGCTTTTCACCGACAAGGATCGTCGTGACCAACGGAGGCGGCAGCGTCGCCTCgccatcgccgagatggacgtgA
- the LOC109770328 gene encoding 1-aminocyclopropane-1-carboxylate oxidase 1 yields MAIPANAAVSLNFPVINMEKLETGERGAAMEVIHDACKNWGFFELLNHGISHKLMDEVERVSKAHYAACREDKFKEFAARTLEAGEKGADVKDVDWESTFFVRHLPASNLADLPDLDHHYRQVMKEFASEIEKLAEKVLDLLCENLGLEQGYLKRAFAGSRGPTFGTKVSSYPPCPRPDMVDGLRAHTDAGGVILLFQDDQVSGLQLLKDGAWVDVPPMRHAIVVNIGDQLEVITNGRYKSVMHRVLTRPDGNRMSIASFYNPGADAIIFPAPALVGAADAAERNEGEEGTAVYPRFVFEDYMNLYVRYKFEAKEPRFKAMKADAAPIATA; encoded by the exons ATGGCAATTCCTGCTAATGCTGCTGTCTCGTTGAACTTCCCGGTGATAAACATGGAGAAGCTTGAGACCGGGGAGAGGGGCGCGGCCATGGAGGTCATCCACGACGCCTGCAAGAACTGGGGATTCTTCGAG CTGCTGAACCATGGCATCTCGCACAAATTGATGGACGAGGTGGAGCGGGTGAGTAAGGCGCACTACGCGGCGTGCCGGGaggacaagttcaaggagttcgCCGCGCGGACGCTGGAGGCCGGCGAGAAGGGCGCCGACGTGAAGGACGTGGACTGGGAGAGCACCTTCTTCGTCCGCCACCTCCCCGCCTCCAACCTCGCCGACCTGCCCGACCTCGACCACCACTACAG GCAAGTGATGAAGGAATTCGCGTCGGAGATCGAGAAGCTGGCGGAGAAGGTGCTGGACCTGCTGTGCGAGAACCTGGGTCTGGAGCAGGGCTACCTGAAGCGGGCCTTCGCCGGGTCCAGGGGCCCGACGTTCGGCACCAAGGTCAGCAGCTACCCGCCGTGCCCGCGGCCGGACATGGTGGACGGACTCCGCGCGCACACCGACGCCGGCGGCGTCATCCTGCTGTTCCAGGACGACCAGGTGAGCGGGTTGCAGCTGCTCAAGGACGGGGCATGGGTGGACGTGCCGCCCATGCGCCACGCCATCGTCGTCAACATCGGCGACCAGCTGGAGGTGATCACCAACGGGCGGTACAAGAGCGTGATGCACCGCGTGCTCACCCGCCCCGACGGCAACCGCATGTCCATCGCCTCCTTCTACAACCCCGGCGCCGACGCCATCATATTCCCGGCCCCGGCGCTCGTGGGCGCCGCCGACGCTGCTGAGAGGAACGAGGGCGAGGAGGGCACCGCCGTGTACCCGAGGTTCGTGTTCGAGGACTACATGAACCTGTACGTGCGCTACAAGTTCGAGGCCAAGGAGCCACGGTTCAAGGCCATGAAGGCAGACGCCGCGCCCATCGCCACCGCGTGA